The DNA sequence GGCGATTGCCGCCTTCATGGACATGCTCGACGAGATTCGCGCCACCCTACGCACCGATCCGGGGGCATTACCGGATATCGGCGATGTGGTCGACGCCGTGCTCAACCACACCGGGTATCGATATGAACTGGAGAACAGCAGCGACCCCCAGGAGCTGGCACGTCTCGATAACCTCAACGAATTGGTCAGCGTCGCACACGAATTCAGTGCGGATGCGGCAAATGCCCAGGCAGCTGGGGAAGACCTGCCGGTCGACGACGAGGATGTCGGCGCGCCCCCGGGGAGTCTCGAGGCGTTCCTGGAGCGGGTGTCGCTGGTCGCCGATGCCGACGAGCTGCCCGAATCGACCGCCGGTGTGGTCACGATGATGACTCTGCACACCGCCAAGGGGCTGGAGTTCCCGGTGGTCTTCGTGACCGGCTGGGAGGACGGCATGTTCCCGCACATGCGTGCCCTCGGCGATCCGGTGGAGCTGGCCGAGGAACGTCGACTTGCCTACGTCGGGATCACGCGGGCGCGTCAGCGGCTATATCTGAGCCGGGCCAAGGTGCGCTCGTCGTGGGGGCAGCCCATGATGAACCCGGAATCGCGCTTCCTGCAAGAGATTCCGCAAGATCTGATCGAATGGCGGCGCACCGATCCGCTGCCAGGGCGCATCGCGACCGGCGCCGGAAGCTACGGCGGCGGGGGCTATGGGTCCAGTGGATCACGCGGAGGCGGCGGCTCGCTGGGTGCTCCGTCCAAAAAGCGCACCAAGCCGCTGCTGGTGCTGGAGCCCGGTGATCGGGTGAGCCACGACAAGTACGGGCTGGGCAAGGTCATGGAGGTGACTGGTGTCGGCGAGAGCGCCACATCGCTCATCGACTTCGGCAGCGACGGGCGCGTGAAGCTGATGCACAACTTCGCGCCCGTGCAAAAGCTTTAGAACAAAAACGCCGAGCGTGAGCGGCGCTGCTCACACTCGGCGTTGAAAGCTATGACTAGTCGCCGAAGCGGCTGAAAGTGATGCCCTTGTTGGCCAACCAGCCCTGCGGGTCGATGCGCTGCGAACCGCCCAGCAGCACTTCGAAGTGCAGATGCGGACCGGTCGAGTTGCCGCGGTTGCCGATGGTGGCGATGCGGTCACCCGCCATCACCCGCTGACCCACCGATACTTCCCAGGTGTTGATGTGGCCGTACAGGGTCACGGTGCCATCCGAATGGCGGATCTTGACCCAGGCGCCGTAACCCGCGGTGGGACCCGTCGCGATGACGACACCATCGGCGGCTGCCACGATCGGAGTGCCGATGCTGTTGGCGATGTCGATGCCGCCGTGCAGGGCGCCCCAGCGGTATCCGAAGCCGGAGGTGAAGGTGCCGTTCGCGGGCATCACGAAGCGTGGAGCCAGCAGACGCTTCTCGCGGTCCGCACGCTCGGAAGCGAAGGCCGTGGCCTTCGCCAGCTGCTCGTCGGTGATCGAGGTGTCGGTGGCCAGCGGAGCGGAGATCAACTGCGGTCCGTGGGTGGCCATCACCGCTGCGGAGGTGCCCAACGCGAGGCTGTGACGATCCGCGGCCGTCGCGGCGTCGTGCTCACTGAGCGCGCTGTACCCGGCGGCCGCAGCGGCACCGGCGGCCATGGCTGCCAGGGCGATGCGCGTCTTGCCTACCTGGCCGATCTCGCGGCGGCGGTGTGCGCCTCCGCTGCTGATCCTGGGCAGCTTGTCGGTGGGGGTGTCGCGAGGGTCTCTGGTGCGTGCGGCAGAAGCGGCGAACCAGTCCGCGGTGGCCTCGATGGAGGCGCGGATCCGGTCGGCCTCGTCGGTGTCTTCTTCCCAGTCCTGCTCGATTTGGGCCAGAGCGGCCTGGTGCTCCGTCTCGGCGCCCTCTTCCGGGGCGTCCTCGTAGACGTCGTAATCCTCAAGCTCGGGGCGATCCAGCGCGTCCTTCAGGCCGAACTCGTCGATCGGCACGATGTTGGTGATCTCGTTCTCACTCGGTGCCGCGCTTCGATCACCACGCGTGCGTGTCGTTCGATGCTGTGTCAATACCCTGCCAGTCTTCCGTTCGGCGTCACGACGTAGCGTGACCAAAACGTGATCTAACCCAAGAGAAGGTAACGGTTGGGCAAGGGGAGTCGCAACTCAATGCGCGGAAACGCATATAAATGTGACTTGTGTCACGAAGTCGCTGATAGGGCTCCCAAGCCCCGGCAACGTTGCCGAATCTCGCCGGGGCTACCTCACCACAGATCACGGGCGTATGGCGACCCCCCGTGACCGAACTGAAACCGGTTACAGACGCGATCGAGTCCTGCCAGCGGGTGGCCGTCCGGTGAATTCTATGAGTGACCAGGTGGTGAATTCGGCCACTTACTCAGAAGTAGTGACGGGCCCCGCTGTGGCCTTGGCTACAGTCCGTAGTGCAATAGTGCCGATCGAAGATGAGGGCTAGTAGATGGATCTTTTCGAGTACCAGGCCAAGGAGCTGTTCGCTAAGCACAACGTGCCGACGACGCCGGGCCGGGTTACCACCACCGCCGAGGATGCCAAGGCGATCGCCGAGGAAATCGGCAAGCCGGTGATGATCAAGGCGCAGGTCAAGGTTGGTGGACGTGGCAAGGCAGGTGGCGTGAAGTACGCCGCCACTCCCGATGACGCTTTTACGCACGCGCAGAACATCCTGGGCCTGGACATCAAGGGCCACATCGTCAAGAAGATCCTCGTCGCCGAGGCCAGCGATATCGCCGAGGAGTACTACATCTCCTTCCTGCTGGACCGCGCTAACCGCACCTACCTGGCCATGTGCTCGGTCGAGGGTGGCGTGGAGATCGAGGTGACCGCCGAGGAGAACCCCGACGCGCTGGCCAAGGTGCCGGTCGACGCCGTCAAGGGCGTCGATCTGGCTCTGGCTCGTGAGATCGCCGAGAAGGGCAAGCTGCCCGCCCAGGTGCTGGATGCCGCCGCGGTAACCATCCAGAAGCTGTGGGAGGTGTTCGTCGGTGAGGACGCCACCCTGGTTGAGGTCAACCCGCTGGTGCGTACCCCCGATGATCAGATCCTGGCTCTGGACGGCAAGGTCACCCTGGACGGCAACGCCGACTTCCGTCAGCCCGGCCACGCCGAGTTCGAGGACAAGGACTCCACCGATCCGCTGGAGCTCAAGGCCAAGGAGCACGACCTCAACTACGTCAAGCTTGACGGCCAGGTCGGCATCATCGGCAACGGCGCGGGTCTGGTCATGTCGACTCTCGACGTGGTCGCCTACGCCGGCGAGAACCACGGCGGCGTGAAGCCCGCGAAC is a window from the Mycobacteroides salmoniphilum genome containing:
- a CDS encoding M23 family metallopeptidase, giving the protein MTQHRTTRTRGDRSAAPSENEITNIVPIDEFGLKDALDRPELEDYDVYEDAPEEGAETEHQAALAQIEQDWEEDTDEADRIRASIEATADWFAASAARTRDPRDTPTDKLPRISSGGAHRRREIGQVGKTRIALAAMAAGAAAAAGYSALSEHDAATAADRHSLALGTSAAVMATHGPQLISAPLATDTSITDEQLAKATAFASERADREKRLLAPRFVMPANGTFTSGFGYRWGALHGGIDIANSIGTPIVAAADGVVIATGPTAGYGAWVKIRHSDGTVTLYGHINTWEVSVGQRVMAGDRIATIGNRGNSTGPHLHFEVLLGGSQRIDPQGWLANKGITFSRFGD
- the sucC gene encoding ADP-forming succinate--CoA ligase subunit beta, giving the protein MDLFEYQAKELFAKHNVPTTPGRVTTTAEDAKAIAEEIGKPVMIKAQVKVGGRGKAGGVKYAATPDDAFTHAQNILGLDIKGHIVKKILVAEASDIAEEYYISFLLDRANRTYLAMCSVEGGVEIEVTAEENPDALAKVPVDAVKGVDLALAREIAEKGKLPAQVLDAAAVTIQKLWEVFVGEDATLVEVNPLVRTPDDQILALDGKVTLDGNADFRQPGHAEFEDKDSTDPLELKAKEHDLNYVKLDGQVGIIGNGAGLVMSTLDVVAYAGENHGGVKPANFLDIGGGASAEVMAAGLDVILGDSQVKSVFVNVFGGITACDAVANGIVGALKTLGDTASKPLVVRLDGNKVDEGRAILAEFNHPLVIQAETMDAGADKAAELASK